One Methanocaldococcus infernus ME DNA segment encodes these proteins:
- a CDS encoding DNA topoisomerase, with translation MILIIAEKPSVAKKIANALGKAKKKKIYDVPYYEVDYNGKKIVVASAVGHLFTLVEKNKSFSYPTFEIKWAPAYIEKGKSYVKNYIRALKELSKYADEIYIATDYDIEGELIGYHALKFCCGRDKGKRMKFSSLTKREIIKAFENPISMDYGLVDAGESRHIVDWYFGINLSRALMHAVKALNDWKILSIGRVQGPTLYFLAEREKEIKEFKPKPYWILEAYLKNLKAIHEKEKFWDEEEAKKIYEKVKDAKYGEVVKVERRVSKIKPPVPFDLGTLQREAYNYFKFSPKKTQEIAQSLYEKGLCLHPDTLILLPDGVKKIKELKEEGEVLCLNHNLKLTKSRYKLLKRTVREKLIKITLNDGTELITTREHPILVYRDKLLFVPSERLKEKEQIITLGHQNKELSLDNYLINEDLKRISEGDVYISKIKKIEEIEYEGEVYDLVVDKFHNFIANGIVVHNCSYPRTSSQKLPKDWSYLENILKTLKNSEYWKFAERIIEEKRKPIEGKKDDPAHPAIHVVDYPKNKEELSKEELKVYDLIARRTLSAFWDEVEREHINAKISINDELFKASGSKTVKEGWHVIYHFPTFEELNLNLKEGEKVKVEKIKLVKKETKPPKRYTLSSIIKELEKRNLGTKATRAEIVDKLIKRGYIKVSKNGSLEVTDLGASIVEVFKRFCPEIVDEKLTRELEDKLENIQMKKINKDLVLEEAKKRLIEVLKKFKEKEVEIGKNLTNKEVVGTCPRCGSPLVVKEGKYGKFIGCTNFPKCKFTKSLE, from the coding sequence ATGATTTTAATTATTGCTGAAAAACCAAGTGTAGCTAAAAAAATAGCTAATGCTCTTGGAAAGGCTAAGAAAAAGAAAATTTATGATGTCCCATATTATGAAGTTGACTATAATGGAAAGAAGATAGTGGTGGCAAGTGCTGTAGGCCATCTCTTCACATTGGTTGAGAAAAACAAGAGCTTTAGCTATCCAACATTTGAAATAAAATGGGCTCCTGCTTACATAGAGAAGGGAAAGAGCTATGTTAAAAACTATATTAGAGCTTTAAAAGAGCTTTCAAAGTATGCTGATGAAATTTATATAGCTACAGATTATGATATAGAAGGAGAGCTTATTGGCTACCATGCCTTAAAGTTTTGCTGTGGCAGAGATAAAGGAAAAAGAATGAAATTTTCTTCTTTAACTAAGAGAGAAATTATAAAAGCTTTTGAAAATCCAATAAGTATGGACTATGGCTTAGTAGATGCTGGAGAGAGTAGGCATATAGTAGATTGGTATTTTGGAATTAATTTATCAAGAGCTTTAATGCATGCAGTAAAGGCTTTAAATGATTGGAAAATTCTAAGCATTGGTAGGGTTCAGGGCCCAACACTCTATTTTTTAGCTGAGAGAGAAAAAGAAATTAAAGAATTTAAGCCTAAGCCATACTGGATTTTAGAAGCTTATCTTAAAAATCTAAAAGCTATTCATGAGAAAGAGAAATTTTGGGATGAGGAAGAGGCTAAGAAAATTTATGAGAAAGTGAAAGATGCTAAATATGGAGAAGTGGTTAAGGTTGAGAGAAGAGTAAGTAAGATAAAGCCTCCTGTTCCCTTTGACCTTGGAACTTTACAGAGAGAGGCTTACAACTATTTTAAATTCTCTCCTAAGAAGACTCAGGAAATTGCTCAGTCTTTGTATGAAAAAGGGTTATGTCTTCATCCAGACACTTTAATATTGTTACCAGATGGAGTTAAAAAAATTAAAGAGTTGAAAGAAGAGGGAGAAGTATTATGTTTGAATCATAACTTAAAGCTAACAAAATCAAGATATAAGCTTTTAAAAAGAACTGTGAGGGAAAAGTTAATAAAAATTACTTTGAATGATGGGACTGAACTCATCACAACAAGAGAGCATCCTATTTTAGTGTATAGAGATAAGCTATTATTTGTTCCATCAGAGAGATTAAAGGAGAAGGAACAGATAATAACTTTAGGACATCAAAATAAAGAGCTAAGTTTAGACAACTATTTAATTAATGAAGATTTAAAAAGAATCTCAGAAGGAGATGTCTATATTTCAAAAATTAAAAAAATTGAAGAAATTGAATATGAAGGAGAAGTCTATGATTTGGTAGTTGATAAGTTCCACAACTTTATAGCAAATGGAATAGTTGTTCATAACTGTTCCTATCCAAGAACATCATCCCAAAAACTACCAAAGGATTGGAGCTACTTGGAGAATATACTAAAAACTCTAAAAAACTCAGAATATTGGAAGTTTGCTGAGAGAATTATAGAAGAGAAGAGGAAACCAATAGAAGGAAAAAAGGATGATCCAGCACATCCAGCTATACATGTTGTAGATTATCCAAAGAATAAAGAAGAGCTGAGTAAGGAAGAGCTTAAAGTCTATGATCTAATAGCAAGAAGAACCTTATCAGCTTTCTGGGATGAGGTGGAAAGAGAGCATATAAATGCTAAGATATCAATAAATGATGAGCTCTTTAAAGCCTCTGGTTCTAAAACAGTAAAGGAAGGTTGGCATGTCATTTACCACTTTCCAACATTTGAAGAGCTTAACTTAAATTTAAAAGAGGGAGAAAAGGTTAAGGTAGAGAAGATAAAGTTAGTTAAAAAAGAGACTAAGCCACCTAAGAGATATACATTATCAAGTATCATTAAAGAGCTTGAAAAGAGGAACTTAGGGACTAAAGCTACAAGGGCTGAAATTGTAGATAAGTTAATTAAGAGAGGTTATATAAAAGTTAGTAAGAATGGCTCTTTAGAGGTTACTGACTTAGGAGCTTCAATAGTTGAAGTCTTTAAAAGATTCTGTCCTGAAATTGTTGATGAGAAATTAACAAGAGAGTTAGAGGATAAGTTAGAAAATATACAGATGAAGAAGATAAATAAAGACCTTGTCTTAGAGGAAGCTAAAAAAAGGTTAATAGAAGTGTTAAAAAAATTTAAGGAGAAAGAGGTTGAAATAGGGAAGAACTTAACCAATAAAGAAGTTGTAGGAACTTGCCCAAGATGTGGCTCTCCTTTAGTGGTTAAAGAAGGGAAATATGGGAAATTTATAGGTTGTACAAACTTTCCAAAGTGTAAATTTACCAAATCCTTAGAGTGA
- a CDS encoding type II toxin-antitoxin system HicA family toxin translates to MLSKLPVVGGKELIKFLKSLGYEVVRQKGSHVRLRKETEFGTHNITIPYHDEIAKGTLNAILTDISKWNNISKEELIKKLKNKH, encoded by the coding sequence GTGTTGTCTAAACTTCCAGTTGTTGGTGGTAAGGAGTTAATAAAGTTTTTAAAGAGTTTAGGTTATGAAGTTGTCAGACAAAAAGGAAGTCATGTAAGATTAAGAAAAGAAACAGAATTTGGAACTCATAATATAACAATTCCTTATCATGATGAAATAGCAAAAGGAACATTAAATGCTATTTTAACTGATATTTCCAAGTGGAACAATATTTCAAAAGAAGAACTAATAAAAAAATTAAAGAATAAACATTAA
- a CDS encoding type II toxin-antitoxin system HicB family antitoxin, giving the protein MKTVKFRIYYDGEYWVAEGIDVSIYTQGKSLDELMKNLKEAVELHFEDDLKSGESIKILSFSEIEVSGVV; this is encoded by the coding sequence ATGAAGACTGTCAAATTTAGAATTTATTATGATGGAGAATACTGGGTTGCTGAAGGAATTGATGTAAGTATATATACACAAGGAAAAAGTTTAGATGAATTAATGAAAAATCTTAAAGAGGCTGTTGAATTACACTTTGAAGATGATCTAAAGTCTGGAGAAAGTATAAAGATCCTCTCTTTTTCTGAGATAGAGGTGTCAGGTGTTGTCTAA
- a CDS encoding zinc metalloprotease HtpX has translation MIMENIKTYLLLGLLVGLIYSICLLLHIPPFFAIIIALIPNLIAYFFSDKIVLMSYGARILEEDELPWLHDIVRRVARKAGIPKPKVALVPIQTPNAFATGRNPENAVVAVTEGILQLLSPEELEGVIGHEIGHIVNRDILISTIVATLAGAITYIAEWFLWFGWMFRGDEEEGNPLEFIASILLIILAPIAATLIQFAISRQREFLADETGAKLTHPLWLANALKKLEEGVKVYPLEHGNPATAHLFIVNPFRSDFIAKLFSTHPPTEERIKRLLELAKRLRYY, from the coding sequence ATGATTATGGAGAATATAAAAACCTATCTCTTATTAGGGCTTTTAGTTGGACTAATTTATTCTATTTGCCTACTTCTCCATATTCCTCCATTCTTTGCTATTATCATAGCTCTAATTCCAAATTTAATAGCCTATTTCTTTAGTGATAAGATAGTTTTAATGAGCTATGGAGCAAGGATCTTAGAGGAAGATGAACTTCCTTGGTTACATGACATTGTTAGAAGAGTGGCAAGAAAGGCAGGAATTCCCAAGCCAAAGGTTGCCTTAGTTCCTATCCAAACTCCTAATGCCTTTGCAACTGGAAGAAATCCTGAAAATGCTGTTGTTGCTGTAACTGAGGGAATTTTGCAACTACTAAGCCCAGAGGAGTTAGAGGGAGTTATTGGGCATGAGATTGGACATATTGTTAATAGAGATATTCTTATATCTACAATAGTAGCTACCTTAGCTGGAGCCATCACCTACATAGCTGAATGGTTCTTATGGTTTGGCTGGATGTTCAGAGGGGATGAAGAGGAAGGGAATCCTCTTGAATTTATAGCCTCAATCTTACTAATTATATTAGCCCCAATAGCAGCCACTTTAATACAGTTTGCCATCTCAAGGCAAAGAGAATTTTTAGCAGATGAGACTGGAGCTAAGCTAACCCATCCACTATGGTTAGCCAATGCCCTAAAAAAGCTTGAGGAAGGGGTTAAGGTTTACCCCTTAGAGCATGGAAATCCAGCAACAGCTCATTTATTTATAGTTAATCCCTTCAGAAGTGACTTTATAGCCAAGCTTTTCTCCACCCATCCACCAACAGAGGAGAGGATTAAGAGGTTATTGGAGTTGGCTAAGAGGCTTAGATATTATTAA